One Streptomyces sp. V4I8 genomic window carries:
- a CDS encoding NYN domain-containing protein: MDRCIVLVDAGYLLGAAASLLAGEPSRSRITVDHTALIQGLRERAESDTERPLLRIYWFDGAPDRVPQPEHRRLRVMPRVTVRLGALTRSDGRWAQKGVDAAMHAELTELARNRACSDIVLVTGDGDLLPGMMAAKEHGVAVHLWAVQAADGDYNQSEDLVAEADERRVLDRTWITKAVRAKELTGVCAPPPVPRPEIAAILSAPLPDSALGATAERSAEDSEHAPATASENGVQERVPTPKGVPTPKDLAALRAPGVPPAQHPTSATLRWSSDKGWVDRPGVAAESPDVASMPTLAQLTTAEQRWADREEDITTVGGDPYEVGQVFARRWMARLGEQGHLQKLSGMYPRIPHRIDGELLRYAARFGLLAHKDDQIDEHDRYAIRAGFWREIDVRTAAEHAPVGE; encoded by the coding sequence GTGGACCGCTGCATCGTCCTGGTGGACGCCGGGTATCTGCTGGGGGCCGCCGCCAGCCTGCTCGCCGGGGAACCCTCCCGGTCCCGGATCACCGTCGATCACACCGCCCTCATCCAGGGGTTGCGCGAGCGGGCCGAGTCCGACACGGAACGGCCGCTGCTGCGCATCTACTGGTTCGACGGCGCCCCCGACCGCGTCCCGCAGCCCGAGCACCGCAGGCTGCGTGTGATGCCCCGGGTCACCGTCCGGCTCGGGGCCCTGACCAGAAGCGACGGCCGCTGGGCGCAGAAGGGCGTGGACGCCGCGATGCACGCCGAGCTCACCGAACTGGCGCGCAACCGCGCCTGTTCCGACATCGTGCTGGTCACCGGCGACGGCGATCTGCTGCCGGGGATGATGGCGGCCAAGGAGCACGGGGTCGCCGTACACCTGTGGGCAGTTCAGGCCGCCGACGGCGACTACAACCAGTCCGAGGACCTGGTCGCCGAGGCCGACGAGCGGCGCGTGCTCGACCGTACGTGGATCACCAAGGCCGTACGCGCGAAGGAGCTCACCGGGGTGTGCGCGCCGCCGCCCGTGCCCCGGCCCGAGATCGCCGCGATCCTGTCCGCGCCGCTGCCCGACTCCGCGCTCGGCGCGACGGCCGAGCGGTCCGCCGAGGACAGCGAGCACGCCCCGGCCACCGCCTCGGAGAACGGCGTACAGGAGCGGGTGCCGACGCCCAAGGGCGTGCCCACGCCGAAGGACCTCGCCGCCCTGCGCGCGCCCGGCGTACCGCCCGCCCAGCATCCGACGAGCGCCACGCTGCGCTGGTCCTCCGACAAGGGGTGGGTCGACCGGCCCGGCGTCGCGGCCGAGTCGCCCGACGTCGCCTCGATGCCGACGCTCGCGCAGCTGACCACGGCGGAGCAGCGGTGGGCCGACCGGGAGGAGGACATCACGACGGTCGGCGGCGATCCGTACGAGGTGGGGCAGGTCTTCGCCCGTCGGTGGATGGCGCGGCTCGGCGAGCAGGGCCATCTGCAGAAGCTGTCCGGGATGTATCCGCGGATCCCGCATCGCATCGACGGGGAGCTGCTCAGGTACGCGGCCCGGTTCGGGCTGCTCGCGCACAAGGACGACCAGATCGACGAGCACGACCGGTACGCGATCCGGGCCGGGTTCTGGCGCGAGATCGACGTGCGGACCGCCGCGGAGCACGCGCCGGTCGGCGAGTGA
- the dnaE gene encoding DNA polymerase III subunit alpha yields MSKPPFTHLHVHTQYSLLDGAARLKDMFDACNEMGMTHIAMSDHGNLHGAYDFFHSAKKAGITPIIGIEAYVAPESRRNKRKIQWGQPHQKRDDVSGSGGYTHKTMWAVNKTGLHNIFRLSSDAYAEGWLQKWPRMDKETIAQWSEGIVASTGCPSGELQTRLRLGQYDEALKAAADYQDIFGKDRYFLELMDHGIEIEHRVRDGLLEIGKKLGIPPLVTNDSHYTYAHEATAHDALLCIQTGKNLSDPDRFKFDGTGYYLKSTDEMYAIDSSDAWQEGCANTLLVAEMVDTDGMFEAKNLMPKFDIPEGYTEVTWFKEEVRRGMERRFPGGIPEDRQKQAEYEMDVIISMGFPGYFLVVADFIMWAKNNGIAVGPGRGSAAGSIVAYAMGITDLDPIPHGLIFERFLNPERISMPDVDIDFDERRRVEVIRYVTEKYGADKVAMIGTYGKIKAKNAIKDSARVLGYPYAMGDRLTKAMPADVLGKGIDLNGITDPSHPRYSEAGEIRSMYENEPDVKKVIDTAKGVEGLVRQMGVHAAGVIMSSETITEHVPVWVRHTDGVTITQWDYPSCESLGLLKMDFLGLRNLTIMDDAVKMVKSNKGIDLELLSLPLDDPTTFELLQRGETLGVFQFDGGPMRSLLRLMKPDNFEDISAVSALYRPGPMGMDSHTNYALRKNKLQEITPIHKELEEPLREVLDVTYGLIVYQEQVQKAAQIIAGYSLGEADILRRVMGKKKPEELAKNFVLFQDGARKKGYSDEAIQALWDVLVPFAGYAFNKAHSAAYGLVSYWTAYLKANHPAEYMAALLTSVKDDKDKSAVYLNECRRMGIKVLPPNVNESVHNFAAQGDDVILFGLEAVRNVGTNVVESIIKSRKAKGKYASFPDYLDKVDATACNKRTTESLIKAGAFDSLGHTRKGLTAHFEPMIDNVVAVKRKEAEGQFDLFGGMGEEESDEPGFGLDVVFTDDEWDKTYLLAQEREMLGLYVSDHPLFGLEHVLSDKADAGIAQLTGGEHSDGAVVTIGGIISGLQRKMTKQGNAWAIATVEDLAGSIECMFFPATYQLVSTQLVEDAVVFVKGRLDKREDVPRLVAMELQVPDLSNAGTNAPVILTIPATRVTPPMINRLGEILTHHKGDSEVRIKLQGPTKTTVLRLDRHRVKPDPALFGDLKVLLGPSCLAG; encoded by the coding sequence GTGTCAAAGCCGCCGTTCACGCACCTGCACGTCCACACCCAGTACTCGCTGCTGGACGGTGCCGCGCGGCTGAAGGACATGTTCGACGCGTGCAACGAGATGGGCATGACGCACATCGCCATGTCCGACCACGGCAACCTCCACGGGGCGTACGACTTCTTCCACTCCGCGAAGAAGGCCGGAATCACCCCGATCATCGGCATCGAGGCGTATGTCGCCCCGGAGTCCCGGCGCAACAAGCGCAAGATCCAGTGGGGCCAGCCGCACCAGAAGCGGGACGACGTCTCCGGTTCGGGTGGTTACACCCACAAGACGATGTGGGCCGTGAACAAGACGGGCCTGCACAACATCTTCCGGCTCTCCTCCGACGCCTACGCCGAGGGCTGGCTCCAGAAGTGGCCCCGCATGGACAAGGAGACCATCGCCCAGTGGTCCGAGGGGATCGTCGCCTCCACCGGCTGCCCCTCCGGCGAACTCCAGACCCGGCTCCGGCTCGGCCAGTACGACGAGGCCCTGAAGGCGGCCGCCGACTACCAGGACATCTTCGGCAAGGACCGCTACTTCCTGGAGCTGATGGACCACGGCATCGAGATCGAGCACCGGGTCCGCGACGGCCTCCTGGAGATCGGCAAGAAGCTCGGCATCCCGCCGCTGGTCACCAACGACTCGCACTACACGTACGCGCACGAGGCGACCGCCCACGACGCCCTGCTCTGCATCCAGACCGGCAAGAACCTCTCCGACCCCGACCGCTTCAAGTTCGACGGCACCGGCTACTACCTGAAGTCCACGGACGAGATGTACGCCATCGACTCCTCGGACGCCTGGCAGGAGGGCTGCGCCAACACGCTCCTGGTCGCCGAGATGGTCGACACCGACGGCATGTTCGAGGCGAAGAACCTCATGCCGAAGTTCGACATCCCCGAGGGCTACACCGAGGTCACCTGGTTCAAGGAGGAGGTCCGCCGGGGCATGGAGCGCCGCTTCCCCGGCGGCATCCCCGAGGACCGCCAGAAGCAGGCCGAGTACGAGATGGACGTCATCATCTCGATGGGCTTCCCCGGCTACTTCCTCGTCGTCGCCGACTTCATCATGTGGGCCAAGAACAACGGCATCGCGGTCGGCCCCGGCCGAGGCTCCGCGGCCGGTTCGATCGTCGCGTACGCCATGGGCATCACCGACCTCGACCCCATCCCGCACGGCCTGATCTTCGAGCGGTTCCTCAACCCCGAGCGCATCTCGATGCCCGATGTCGACATCGACTTCGACGAGCGCAGGCGCGTCGAGGTGATCAGGTACGTGACGGAGAAGTACGGCGCCGACAAGGTCGCCATGATCGGCACCTACGGCAAGATCAAGGCGAAGAACGCCATCAAGGACTCCGCGCGCGTGCTGGGCTACCCGTACGCCATGGGCGACCGCCTCACCAAGGCCATGCCGGCCGACGTCCTCGGCAAGGGCATCGACCTCAACGGCATCACCGACCCCTCGCACCCCCGCTACAGCGAGGCGGGCGAGATCCGGTCGATGTACGAGAACGAGCCGGACGTGAAGAAGGTCATCGACACCGCGAAGGGCGTCGAGGGCCTGGTCCGTCAGATGGGTGTGCACGCGGCCGGCGTGATCATGTCCAGCGAGACCATCACCGAGCACGTGCCCGTCTGGGTGCGGCACACCGACGGCGTGACCATCACGCAGTGGGACTACCCGAGCTGTGAGTCGCTCGGCCTGCTGAAGATGGACTTCCTCGGCCTGCGCAACCTGACGATCATGGACGACGCCGTCAAGATGGTGAAGTCCAACAAGGGCATCGACCTGGAGCTCCTGAGCCTCCCGCTGGACGACCCGACGACCTTCGAACTGCTCCAGCGCGGCGAGACCCTCGGCGTCTTCCAGTTCGACGGCGGCCCCATGCGTTCGCTGCTGCGCCTGATGAAGCCCGACAACTTCGAAGACATCTCCGCCGTCTCCGCGCTCTACCGTCCGGGCCCGATGGGCATGGACTCGCACACCAACTACGCGCTGCGCAAGAACAAGCTCCAGGAGATCACCCCCATCCACAAGGAGCTCGAAGAGCCCCTCAGGGAGGTCCTGGACGTCACCTACGGCCTGATCGTCTACCAGGAGCAGGTGCAGAAGGCCGCCCAGATCATCGCCGGTTACTCGCTCGGCGAGGCCGACATCCTCCGCCGCGTGATGGGCAAGAAGAAGCCCGAGGAACTGGCGAAGAACTTCGTCCTCTTCCAGGACGGCGCCCGCAAGAAGGGCTACAGCGACGAGGCCATCCAGGCCCTGTGGGACGTGCTGGTCCCGTTCGCCGGCTACGCGTTCAACAAGGCGCACTCGGCCGCGTACGGCCTGGTGTCGTACTGGACCGCCTACCTCAAGGCGAACCACCCCGCCGAGTACATGGCCGCGCTGCTGACGTCCGTCAAGGACGACAAGGACAAGTCGGCGGTCTACCTCAACGAGTGCCGCCGCATGGGCATCAAGGTGCTCCCGCCGAACGTCAACGAGTCGGTGCACAACTTCGCCGCCCAGGGCGACGACGTGATCCTCTTCGGCCTCGAAGCCGTGCGCAACGTCGGCACGAACGTGGTCGAGTCGATCATCAAGAGCCGTAAGGCCAAGGGCAAGTACGCCTCCTTCCCCGACTATCTCGACAAGGTCGACGCGACCGCGTGCAACAAGCGCACCACGGAGTCGCTGATCAAGGCGGGCGCGTTCGACTCCCTGGGGCATACCCGCAAGGGCCTCACCGCGCACTTCGAGCCGATGATCGACAACGTGGTCGCGGTCAAGCGCAAGGAGGCCGAGGGGCAGTTCGACCTCTTCGGGGGCATGGGCGAGGAGGAGAGCGACGAGCCCGGCTTCGGACTCGACGTCGTCTTCACCGACGACGAGTGGGACAAGACCTATCTGCTCGCCCAGGAGCGGGAGATGCTCGGTCTGTACGTCTCCGACCACCCCCTCTTCGGCCTGGAGCACGTGCTGTCCGACAAGGCCGACGCGGGCATCGCCCAGCTGACGGGCGGCGAGCACTCCGACGGGGCCGTGGTGACCATCGGCGGCATCATCTCGGGCCTCCAGCGCAAGATGACCAAGCAGGGCAACGCCTGGGCGATCGCCACGGTGGAGGACCTCGCCGGTTCCATCGAGTGCATGTTCTTCCCGGCGACCTACCAGCTCGTGTCGACCCAACTCGTCGAGGACGCCGTCGTGTTCGTCAAGGGCCGCCTCGACAAGCGCGAGGACGTGCCACGGCTGGTCGCGATGGAACTCCAGGTCCCCGACCTGTCGAACGCGGGCACCAACGCGCCCGTGATCCTCACCATCCCGGCCACCAGGGTCACCCCGCCGATGATCAACCGCCTCGGCGAGATCCTCACCCACCACAAGGGCGACAGCGAGGTCCGCATCAAGCTCCAGGGCCCGACCAAGACGACGGTGCTCCGGCTGGACCGGCACCGAGTGAAGCCCGACCCGGCGCTGTTCGGTGATCTCAAGGTGCTGCTCGGGCCGTCCTGCCTCGCGGGCTAG
- a CDS encoding DUF2252 domain-containing protein, whose protein sequence is MSVPQLNDEQRGDEILAVFDTAFGELLAADPAAFRVKFRKMAASAFAFYRGTACLFYHDLTANTGFGSKRGGPYLDERTSRVWIHGDLHAENFGTYMDANGRLIFNVNDFDEAYVGPFTWDLQRFSASIALIGYAKALGDEQITELVRIYAGAYRERVHALATGAKSDEVPPFTLDTAQGPLLDALRDARALTRFGLLESMTEIRDFERRFAGGGGSIELDAATRYKVLAAFDGYLETLPDASLARPDSYRVKDVVGRRGIGIGSAGLPSYNILLEGHSDALENDVVIYIKQAQTPAVSRHITDPTIRDYFQHEGHRTVISQRALQAHADPWLGWTELDGAGQLVAEVSPYAVDLDWGDIDDPEEIAAVVADLGRATATMHAAADDTSGESLVPFSTERAIDAAIAADEEGFAELLVDFAHGYGARARADHRIFVDLFRNGRIPGL, encoded by the coding sequence ATGTCGGTCCCCCAGCTCAACGACGAGCAGCGCGGCGACGAGATCCTCGCCGTCTTCGACACCGCCTTCGGCGAGCTCCTGGCCGCCGACCCGGCCGCGTTCCGCGTGAAGTTCCGGAAGATGGCGGCCTCGGCCTTCGCGTTCTACCGCGGCACGGCGTGCCTCTTCTACCACGACCTCACCGCGAACACCGGTTTCGGCTCCAAGCGGGGCGGCCCTTACCTCGACGAGCGCACCTCGCGCGTGTGGATCCACGGCGATCTGCACGCGGAGAACTTCGGCACGTACATGGACGCCAACGGCCGGCTGATCTTCAACGTCAACGACTTCGACGAGGCGTACGTCGGCCCCTTCACCTGGGACCTCCAGCGCTTCTCCGCCTCCATCGCCCTCATCGGGTACGCCAAGGCCCTCGGCGACGAGCAGATCACCGAGCTGGTGCGGATCTACGCGGGCGCCTACCGCGAGCGCGTGCACGCCCTGGCGACCGGCGCCAAGAGCGACGAGGTGCCGCCCTTCACCCTGGACACCGCCCAGGGCCCGCTGCTGGACGCGCTGCGCGACGCCCGCGCGCTGACCCGCTTCGGGCTGCTGGAGTCGATGACCGAGATCCGCGACTTCGAGCGCCGCTTCGCCGGGGGCGGCGGCTCCATCGAGCTGGACGCGGCCACCCGCTACAAGGTGCTCGCGGCCTTCGACGGCTATCTGGAGACACTGCCGGACGCCTCGTTGGCCCGCCCGGACTCGTACCGGGTGAAGGACGTGGTCGGCCGCCGCGGCATCGGCATCGGATCGGCCGGACTGCCGTCGTACAACATCCTCCTGGAGGGCCACAGCGACGCCCTGGAGAACGACGTCGTGATCTACATCAAGCAGGCCCAGACCCCGGCCGTCTCCCGGCACATCACCGACCCCACGATCCGCGACTACTTCCAGCACGAGGGCCACCGCACGGTGATCTCCCAGCGGGCCCTGCAGGCGCACGCCGACCCGTGGCTGGGCTGGACCGAGCTGGACGGCGCGGGTCAGCTGGTCGCCGAGGTCTCGCCGTACGCGGTGGACCTGGACTGGGGCGACATCGACGACCCGGAGGAGATCGCGGCGGTCGTCGCCGACCTCGGGCGGGCCACGGCCACGATGCACGCGGCGGCGGACGACACCTCCGGCGAGTCCCTGGTGCCGTTCTCCACCGAGCGGGCCATCGACGCGGCGATCGCAGCCGACGAGGAGGGCTTCGCCGAACTCCTGGTCGACTTCGCGCACGGCTACGGCGCCCGCGCGCGTGCCGACCACCGGATCTTCGTGGACCTGTTCCGCAACGGCCGGATTCCGGGTCTGTGA
- a CDS encoding thioredoxin domain-containing protein — protein sequence MSKRNSQASKSAARERLRIEREREAKRAKVRRQIIVACSVVGVLAAAGGIGYAVVQANKPSHWEAMTDAKVVAPANTSGTNGTTVVIGKDSAKKTLKVYEDPRCPICASFEQAAGATVDKDVEAGKYKLQFVGGTFLDGDQMKDNEIGARGEGSKNAMSAMGAALNVSPEAFLEYKTALYSAKYHPEESEDKFGDDDYLIEIADSVPALKNNTKFQNAVKKGTYDAWALAMSKAFDTNKDGVTGTPSFVMDGKQLKTSNPNVGWTAAEFTKAVDAALKG from the coding sequence ATGAGCAAGCGGAACAGCCAGGCGTCGAAGTCGGCGGCCCGGGAGCGGCTGCGCATCGAGCGTGAGCGCGAGGCCAAGCGGGCCAAGGTCAGGCGGCAGATCATCGTCGCCTGCTCGGTCGTCGGCGTCCTGGCGGCGGCCGGCGGCATCGGCTACGCGGTCGTCCAGGCCAACAAGCCCAGCCACTGGGAGGCGATGACGGACGCCAAGGTCGTCGCGCCGGCCAACACCTCCGGCACGAACGGCACGACCGTCGTCATCGGCAAGGACAGCGCCAAGAAGACCCTCAAGGTCTACGAGGACCCGCGCTGCCCCATCTGCGCCTCGTTCGAGCAGGCTGCCGGTGCGACCGTCGACAAGGACGTCGAGGCCGGCAAGTACAAGCTCCAGTTCGTCGGCGGCACGTTCCTCGACGGCGACCAGATGAAGGACAACGAGATCGGCGCCCGCGGTGAGGGCTCCAAGAACGCCATGAGCGCCATGGGCGCCGCGCTGAACGTGAGCCCGGAGGCGTTCCTCGAGTACAAGACCGCGCTGTACTCGGCGAAGTACCACCCCGAGGAGTCGGAGGACAAGTTCGGGGACGACGACTACCTGATCGAGATCGCGGACTCCGTCCCCGCCCTGAAGAACAACACCAAGTTCCAGAACGCGGTGAAGAAGGGCACCTACGACGCCTGGGCGCTGGCCATGTCGAAGGCCTTCGACACCAACAAGGACGGCGTGACGGGCACCCCGAGCTTCGTCATGGACGGCAAGCAGCTCAAGACCTCCAACCCCAACGTCGGGTGGACGGCGGCCGAGTTCACCAAGGCGGTGGACGCGGCCCTCAAGGGCTGA
- a CDS encoding alkaline phosphatase — translation MTNRRRSSERLNSLAPRRRTVVKAAAATAVLAGPLAAALPARAADAAPAFLHGVASGDPLPDGVLLWTRVTPIPEATPGSGLGPNTEVSWIVARDKALTNIVTKGSTTATAASDHTVKADIRGLEPATDYWFRFSAGGTDSPVARTRTAPAATASVAGLRFGVVSCANWEGGYFSSYRHLAARGDLDAWLHLGDYIYEYGTGEYGTRDTVVRQTAPTHEILTLADYRIRHGKYKTDRDLQALHATAPVIAIWDDHEIANDAWSGGAENHTEGAEGTWAARRDAAKQAYFEWMPVRPAIAGTTYRRLRFGKLADLSLLDLRSFRSQQVKVGNGEVDDPDRTLTGRAQLDWLKAGLKSSDTTWRLVGNSVMISPFAIGSLTTDLLKPLAKLMALPQEGLALNPDQWDGYMDDRRELLAHLRSNAIRNTVFLTGDIHMAWANDVPVDAGMYPLSASAATEFVVTSVTSDNLDDIVKVPEGTVSAIASPIIRAANRHVHWVDTDRHGYGVLDITAERAQMDYYVLSDKTKQDATAAWTRSYRTRSGTQKVERTYDPV, via the coding sequence GTGACCAATCGACGCAGATCATCCGAGCGACTCAACTCCCTTGCCCCTCGCCGCCGTACGGTCGTCAAGGCCGCGGCGGCGACGGCTGTCCTGGCCGGCCCGCTCGCCGCCGCGCTGCCCGCCCGCGCCGCCGACGCGGCCCCCGCCTTCCTGCACGGCGTCGCCTCCGGCGACCCGCTGCCCGACGGCGTCCTGCTGTGGACGCGGGTGACACCGATACCCGAGGCGACGCCCGGCTCCGGGCTCGGTCCGAACACCGAGGTCAGCTGGATCGTCGCCCGGGACAAGGCGCTGACGAACATCGTCACCAAGGGCTCGACCACCGCGACCGCCGCCTCCGACCACACCGTCAAGGCGGACATACGCGGCCTGGAACCGGCCACCGACTACTGGTTCCGCTTCTCGGCCGGCGGCACGGACTCCCCGGTGGCGCGTACCCGCACCGCGCCGGCGGCGACCGCGTCCGTCGCGGGCCTCCGCTTCGGCGTCGTCTCCTGCGCCAACTGGGAGGGCGGCTACTTCTCCTCGTACCGCCATCTCGCGGCCCGCGGCGACCTGGACGCCTGGCTCCACCTCGGCGACTACATCTACGAGTACGGCACCGGCGAGTACGGGACGCGTGACACCGTCGTACGGCAGACCGCGCCCACCCACGAGATCCTCACCCTCGCCGACTACCGCATCCGGCACGGCAAGTACAAGACGGACCGGGATCTGCAGGCCCTGCACGCCACGGCCCCGGTCATCGCGATCTGGGACGACCACGAGATCGCCAACGACGCCTGGTCGGGCGGCGCCGAGAACCACACCGAGGGCGCCGAGGGCACCTGGGCCGCGCGCCGGGACGCCGCCAAGCAGGCCTACTTCGAGTGGATGCCGGTGCGCCCGGCGATCGCCGGCACCACCTACCGCCGGCTGCGGTTCGGCAAGCTCGCCGACCTCTCCCTGCTCGACCTGCGCTCCTTCCGCTCGCAGCAGGTCAAGGTGGGCAACGGCGAGGTCGACGACCCGGACCGTACGCTCACCGGGCGCGCCCAACTGGACTGGCTGAAGGCGGGGCTGAAGTCCTCCGACACCACCTGGCGGCTGGTCGGCAACTCGGTGATGATCTCGCCGTTCGCGATCGGCTCCCTCACCACGGACCTGCTGAAGCCGCTGGCCAAGCTGATGGCCCTGCCGCAGGAAGGTCTCGCCCTCAACCCCGACCAGTGGGACGGCTACATGGACGACCGCCGGGAACTCCTCGCCCACCTGCGCTCGAACGCGATCCGCAACACGGTGTTCCTGACCGGTGACATCCACATGGCGTGGGCCAACGACGTCCCGGTGGACGCCGGCATGTACCCGCTGTCCGCCTCCGCCGCCACGGAGTTCGTCGTCACGTCCGTCACCTCCGACAACCTCGACGACATCGTGAAGGTCCCCGAGGGCACGGTCTCCGCGATCGCCTCGCCGATCATCAGGGCCGCCAACCGGCACGTCCACTGGGTCGACACCGACCGCCACGGCTACGGCGTCCTGGACATCACGGCCGAGCGCGCGCAGATGGACTACTACGTTCTGTCCGACAAGACGAAGCAGGACGCGACCGCCGCCTGGACGCGGTCCTACCGCACCCGCAGCGGGACGCAGAAGGTCGAGCGGACCTACGACCCGGTCTGA
- a CDS encoding dienelactone hydrolase family protein → MNIILFHSTYGLRPAVRQAADRLRAAGHEVWTPDLFEGRTFETVEEGMEFNDAIGKGELLKRAVLAAAPYSERGLVYAGFSLGASVAQTLALGDEKARGLLLLHGTSDIAVNASVDELPVQLHVAEPDPFETDDWLSAWYLQMGRAGADVEVYRYAGAGHLYTDPDLPDYDEEAAEATWRVALGFLETL, encoded by the coding sequence ATGAACATCATCCTCTTTCACTCGACCTATGGCCTCAGGCCCGCGGTGCGCCAGGCCGCGGACCGGCTGCGCGCCGCCGGACACGAGGTGTGGACGCCGGACCTCTTCGAGGGGCGGACGTTCGAGACGGTCGAGGAGGGCATGGAGTTCAACGACGCGATCGGCAAGGGCGAGCTGCTGAAGCGGGCCGTACTGGCTGCCGCGCCCTACTCGGAACGAGGCCTGGTGTACGCCGGTTTCTCGCTCGGTGCCTCCGTCGCCCAGACCCTCGCCCTCGGCGACGAGAAGGCGCGCGGGCTGCTGCTCCTGCACGGCACGTCGGACATCGCGGTGAACGCCTCGGTGGACGAGCTGCCGGTGCAGCTGCATGTCGCCGAGCCGGATCCGTTCGAGACGGACGACTGGCTGAGTGCCTGGTATCTGCAGATGGGCAGGGCGGGCGCCGACGTCGAGGTGTACAGATACGCCGGGGCGGGCCACCTCTACACCGACCCGGACCTGCCGGACTACGACGAGGAGGCCGCCGAGGCCACCTGGCGAGTGGCGCTCGGCTTCCTCGAAACCCTCTAG
- a CDS encoding mechanosensitive ion channel family protein, whose translation MENILRPLIVIGGSVLLTLVIGWATDRLMRKADERHSETPLWGQLRRARIPYQLVLCAALLRGSYHEAELLPEHRVAVGRVLTLVLIGAAAWLAIRIAAAVVETTYSRYARVHRDPARVRRVRTQVTLIMRVVAAVVGVVAVAAMLLTFPAMRAAGASLLASAGILGIVAGVAAQSTLSNMFAGFQIAFGDMVRLGDTVVVDGEWGTVEEITLTFLTVRTWDERRITMPVSYFTAKAFENWSRGGAQMTGTVFLHVDHSAPMEKMRERLRDILRACPAWDGRDYGLVVTDSTPSTMEVRALVTAKDADDLWTVRVAVREQLIRWLADEHPYALPRVNATDAALPPGFPVPGAVPGRIPARRTHQHDHQPPQRPDRL comes from the coding sequence ATGGAGAACATACTCCGCCCGCTGATCGTGATCGGCGGCTCGGTCCTGCTCACCCTGGTCATCGGGTGGGCCACCGACCGTCTGATGCGCAAGGCCGACGAACGGCACAGTGAGACCCCGCTGTGGGGTCAGCTGCGCCGCGCCCGCATTCCCTACCAGCTCGTGCTGTGCGCAGCCCTGCTCAGAGGGTCGTACCACGAGGCGGAGCTGCTGCCGGAGCACCGAGTCGCCGTCGGCCGGGTGCTGACGCTGGTGCTGATCGGGGCGGCGGCCTGGCTGGCGATCCGTATCGCGGCGGCGGTCGTGGAGACCACGTACAGCCGCTACGCCCGCGTCCACCGCGACCCGGCCCGGGTCCGGCGGGTGCGCACCCAGGTGACGTTGATCATGCGCGTGGTGGCGGCGGTCGTCGGTGTGGTGGCCGTGGCGGCGATGCTGCTGACGTTCCCGGCCATGCGCGCGGCCGGCGCCTCACTGCTGGCCTCGGCCGGCATTCTCGGCATCGTCGCCGGTGTCGCTGCCCAGTCCACGCTGAGCAACATGTTCGCCGGGTTCCAGATCGCCTTCGGCGACATGGTGCGCCTGGGGGACACGGTCGTCGTGGACGGCGAGTGGGGCACCGTCGAGGAGATCACCCTGACGTTCCTGACGGTGCGTACCTGGGACGAGCGGCGGATCACGATGCCTGTGTCGTACTTCACCGCGAAGGCCTTCGAGAACTGGTCGCGCGGCGGCGCCCAGATGACCGGCACCGTCTTCCTCCACGTCGACCACTCGGCGCCGATGGAGAAGATGCGCGAACGGCTGCGCGACATCCTGCGCGCGTGCCCGGCGTGGGACGGCCGCGACTACGGTCTGGTCGTCACGGACTCGACGCCGAGCACCATGGAGGTGCGGGCGCTGGTGACGGCGAAGGACGCGGACGACCTGTGGACGGTACGGGTCGCGGTGCGCGAGCAGCTGATCCGCTGGCTGGCCGACGAGCACCCGTACGCGCTGCCGCGCGTCAACGCGACGGACGCGGCCCTGCCGCCCGGCTTCCCCGTGCCTGGCGCCGTCCCCGGCCGTATACCGGCCCGCCGCACCCACCAGCACGACCACCAGCCACCACAACGCCCGGACCGCCTCTGA